One genomic segment of Amycolatopsis sp. WQ 127309 includes these proteins:
- a CDS encoding GGDEF domain-containing protein — translation MDGAHPAQPRAGRDRGVLHPGQWTLWRQRGSLIVYVFLVESVALVATVWTAVSVPVRLWDLIVFAVLGVLGVLQAELGRQIERVRRLVSDTPHINLTSVWTFAGVLLLPPALVAALVVVLYVHLATRSLTRMKRVPPFRTALNATLVVITCYSAEFALNRLGVPDMYAALTSGWRGVTAITLAAVTYFLFAAITIVPALTITKRSVKAFFGGLGDNLLEVATLCLGLLTALTLATLPALAIAIVPPLLVLHRAVLIKQLEIAATTDEKTGLFNTTGWHLLASRELARAQRSTQSSFGVLMIDLDHFKLINDAHGHLAGDAVLRSIATTIKNAVRDYDSVGRFGGEEFVVLLPDIGPAAVLAVAERIRAAIAALEVEYEDGTHVRVIDALSASIGVATYPDGGTAVERLLQAADKALYRAKDAGRNKVVDGTATA, via the coding sequence ATGGACGGCGCCCATCCGGCCCAGCCCCGCGCGGGCCGTGATCGTGGCGTGCTCCATCCGGGTCAATGGACCCTCTGGCGGCAACGCGGGTCGCTGATCGTCTACGTCTTCCTGGTCGAGTCGGTGGCCCTCGTCGCCACCGTCTGGACCGCCGTGAGCGTGCCCGTGCGGCTCTGGGACCTGATCGTCTTCGCGGTCCTGGGCGTCCTCGGCGTGCTGCAGGCGGAGCTGGGCCGGCAGATCGAGCGCGTCCGGCGGCTGGTGTCGGACACCCCGCACATCAACCTGACGTCGGTCTGGACGTTCGCCGGGGTCCTGCTCCTGCCGCCCGCGCTCGTCGCCGCCCTGGTCGTCGTCCTCTACGTGCACCTGGCGACGCGCAGCCTCACGCGGATGAAGCGCGTCCCGCCGTTCCGGACCGCGCTGAACGCGACGCTGGTCGTCATCACCTGCTACTCGGCCGAGTTCGCGCTGAACCGGCTCGGCGTCCCCGACATGTACGCGGCGCTGACGTCGGGCTGGCGCGGCGTCACGGCGATCACGCTGGCCGCCGTGACGTACTTCCTGTTCGCCGCGATCACGATCGTCCCGGCGCTGACGATCACCAAGCGCTCGGTGAAGGCGTTCTTCGGCGGCCTCGGCGACAACCTCCTCGAGGTCGCGACGCTCTGCCTCGGCCTGCTCACGGCGTTGACGCTGGCGACGCTGCCCGCGCTGGCCATCGCGATCGTGCCGCCGCTGCTGGTGCTGCACCGCGCGGTGCTGATCAAGCAGCTCGAGATCGCGGCGACCACCGACGAGAAGACGGGCCTGTTCAACACGACCGGCTGGCACCTGCTCGCCTCGCGCGAGCTGGCCCGGGCGCAGCGGAGCACGCAGAGCAGCTTCGGCGTGCTGATGATCGACCTGGACCACTTCAAGCTGATCAACGACGCGCACGGGCACCTCGCGGGCGACGCGGTGCTGCGATCGATCGCGACGACGATCAAGAACGCGGTCCGCGACTACGACTCGGTCGGCCGCTTCGGCGGCGAGGAGTTCGTCGTCCTGCTCCCGGACATCGGCCCGGCGGCGGTGCTCGCGGTGGCCGAGCGCATCCGCGCGGCGATCGCGGCCCTCGAGGTCGAGTACGAGGACGGCACCCACGTCCGCGTCATTGACGCCCTGTCGGCGTCGATCGGCGTGGCGACCTACCCCGACGGCGGCACGGCCGTCGAGCGCCTGCTGCAGGCCGCGGACAAGGCCCTCTACCGGGCCAAGGACGCCGGCCGCAACAAGGTCGTCGACGGCACCGCCACCGCCTAG
- a CDS encoding glucose 1-dehydrogenase — protein sequence MGARFASKIVLVTGGSSGIGRATAKAFAAEGATVVVAGRDEQRLASAVREIGGSASAIVADVTDSADVARMVETVVARHGGLDVAFNNAGILGEPAPAGDLREDVFDAVIGTNLTGTWLCMKHEIAHMRAHGGGAIVNMASNIGAHGRIPGMAAYAASKAAVSVLTRTAARDHVRDGVRINAVSPGPTDTEMSLRPGETDADRAARLEAAIPLGRVGATAEVAAAVLWLASAEAGFTVGHDLVVDGGATA from the coding sequence ATGGGGGCACGGTTCGCGAGCAAGATCGTCCTGGTGACGGGCGGCAGCTCGGGCATCGGCCGGGCGACGGCGAAGGCGTTCGCCGCGGAAGGCGCGACGGTGGTCGTCGCCGGACGCGACGAGCAGCGGCTCGCCTCGGCGGTGCGGGAGATCGGCGGCTCGGCGAGCGCGATCGTCGCGGACGTCACCGACTCCGCGGACGTCGCGCGCATGGTCGAGACGGTCGTCGCGCGGCACGGCGGCCTGGACGTCGCATTCAACAACGCGGGCATCCTCGGCGAGCCGGCGCCCGCCGGGGATCTGCGCGAGGACGTCTTCGACGCCGTGATCGGCACCAACCTCACCGGCACCTGGCTGTGCATGAAGCACGAGATCGCGCACATGCGGGCGCACGGCGGTGGCGCCATCGTCAACATGGCGTCGAACATCGGCGCGCACGGCCGGATCCCAGGCATGGCCGCCTACGCGGCGTCGAAGGCCGCGGTGAGCGTGCTGACCCGCACGGCGGCGCGCGATCACGTCCGCGACGGCGTGCGCATCAACGCCGTCAGCCCGGGTCCGACCGACACGGAGATGTCGTTGCGGCCCGGCGAGACGGACGCCGACCGCGCTGCGCGGCTCGAGGCCGCGATTCCGCTGGGCCGGGTGGGTGCCACCGCCGAAGTGGCCGCAGCGGTGCTGTGGCTGGCTTCGGCCGAGGCGGGGTTCACGGTCGGCCACGACCTGGTGGTCGACGGCGGCGCGACCGCCTGA
- a CDS encoding TetR/AcrR family transcriptional regulator, with the protein MSRVKEFDVDEACDAALALFRRQGYEATSVSDLVAHLGVAKASLYATFGTKHDLYVAALKRYAERTDAQVVASLSRPGSGVAAVRGLLEGYVADIAGDAGPIGCFVVNAAIELLPRDPAVARLVERSWDTLEVALTMTLERAKAQDELPESSDPATLARFLLTVLQGLRVLGKGADAAGRLDAAVSQAMRVLIRD; encoded by the coding sequence ATGTCCCGGGTCAAGGAGTTCGACGTCGACGAGGCGTGTGACGCCGCGCTCGCGCTCTTCCGGCGTCAAGGCTACGAAGCGACGTCGGTCAGCGACCTCGTCGCACACCTCGGCGTCGCGAAGGCGAGTCTGTACGCGACCTTCGGCACGAAGCACGACCTGTACGTCGCCGCACTGAAGCGGTATGCGGAGCGGACGGACGCCCAGGTCGTGGCGAGCTTGTCGCGGCCGGGCTCCGGAGTGGCCGCGGTGCGCGGACTGCTGGAGGGCTACGTCGCCGACATCGCGGGTGACGCCGGGCCCATCGGCTGCTTCGTGGTCAACGCGGCCATCGAACTGCTCCCCCGCGACCCGGCGGTCGCGCGGCTGGTGGAACGCAGCTGGGACACCCTCGAAGTCGCGCTCACCATGACGCTGGAACGCGCGAAGGCGCAGGACGAACTGCCCGAGAGCAGCGACCCGGCCACTCTCGCCCGGTTCCTGCTCACCGTCCTCCAGGGCCTGCGGGTCCTGGGCAAGGGTGCGGACGCGGCGGGCCGGCTGGACGCGGCCGTCTCGCAGGCGATGCGCGTCCTCATTCGAGACTGA
- a CDS encoding Ku protein, with the protein MRAVWTGTIGFGSYAIPVKAYSATEEHEIPLHQVHGADGGRVRVKRVCEVDGEEVPPEEMVRGYPVPGGDVVLLSDHELASLPTPGRTIDIRGFAPLADVDPIWFVKTYFLEPEPAGTKAYVLFSEALQQSGRIALVTVALRRREVLGALRVRDQVLVLETMLWPDEVRTPDFPFRHADVDIRPGELRRAVTLVEELTGEFDPGRYPDRYREALDALIRAKIEGAEVVQPTAAEQSEGVTRLLAALQESAAEAEDARNAAVTKAKAAAARAAKARTTAKRAASRSPGRTKTS; encoded by the coding sequence ATGCGCGCTGTGTGGACGGGCACGATCGGGTTCGGCAGTTACGCCATTCCGGTGAAGGCGTACAGCGCGACCGAGGAGCACGAGATCCCGCTGCACCAGGTGCACGGCGCCGACGGCGGCCGCGTCCGGGTGAAGCGGGTCTGCGAGGTCGACGGCGAAGAGGTGCCGCCCGAGGAGATGGTCCGCGGCTACCCGGTCCCCGGCGGCGACGTCGTGCTGCTGTCGGACCACGAGCTCGCGTCGCTCCCGACGCCCGGCCGCACGATCGACATCCGCGGCTTCGCGCCGCTGGCCGACGTCGACCCGATCTGGTTCGTGAAGACCTACTTCCTCGAGCCCGAGCCGGCCGGGACGAAGGCGTACGTGCTGTTCAGCGAGGCCCTGCAGCAGTCCGGCCGGATCGCGCTGGTCACCGTCGCGCTGCGCCGGCGCGAGGTGCTCGGCGCGCTGCGGGTGCGCGACCAGGTCCTCGTCCTGGAGACGATGCTGTGGCCGGACGAGGTTCGCACGCCGGACTTCCCGTTCCGGCACGCCGACGTCGACATCCGGCCCGGCGAGCTGCGCCGCGCGGTGACCCTCGTCGAGGAGCTGACCGGCGAGTTCGACCCCGGCCGCTATCCCGACCGTTACCGCGAGGCCCTCGACGCGTTGATCCGGGCGAAGATCGAAGGCGCCGAAGTCGTCCAGCCGACGGCGGCCGAGCAGTCCGAGGGCGTCACGCGGCTGCTGGCGGCGCTGCAGGAGAGCGCGGCCGAAGCCGAGGACGCGCGCAACGCGGCCGTCACGAAGGCCAAGGCTGCCGCGGCGCGAGCGGCGAAGGCGCGTACGACGGCGAAGCGGGCCGCGTCGCGCAGCCCGGGACGCACGAAGACGTCCTGA
- a CDS encoding MarR family winged helix-turn-helix transcriptional regulator, translated as MHPDSDVTSRVSADPELADLAGRVREGVGRLNWRMRAERDPNGPGPAVLAVLSRLYRAGTHTPSELAAAERLQPQSLTRILAGLTERGLVTRTPDPDDGRRSLIRITPDGLAVLREYSIQRERWLATALESTLSPTERQLLRLASELLMRVADA; from the coding sequence ATGCACCCCGATTCCGACGTCACCTCGCGGGTCAGCGCGGATCCCGAGCTGGCCGACCTGGCGGGGCGGGTGCGCGAAGGCGTCGGGCGGCTGAACTGGCGGATGCGCGCCGAGCGCGACCCGAACGGCCCGGGCCCGGCGGTGCTGGCGGTGCTGAGCCGGCTCTACCGGGCGGGCACGCACACGCCGTCGGAGCTGGCCGCGGCGGAACGGCTGCAGCCGCAGTCGCTGACCCGCATCCTGGCCGGGCTGACCGAGCGCGGGCTGGTGACCCGCACGCCGGACCCCGACGACGGCCGCCGGTCGCTGATCCGCATCACCCCGGACGGGCTGGCGGTGCTGCGGGAGTACAGCATCCAGCGGGAACGCTGGCTGGCCACGGCTTTGGAGTCGACGTTGTCCCCGACCGAGCGGCAGCTGCTGAGGCTCGCGTCGGAGCTGCTGATGCGGGTGGCGGACGCCTGA
- a CDS encoding ABC transporter ATP-binding protein — MTSATRARPSLAEPTSDTDEPVPLRRIAGLFRPHRGPLAALFALIVLQAGLGVVSPFLLREILDDALPHRDTLLISVLAAGMIACAVGSASLGVATTGLSNTIGQHVMNELRVSVYGHLQRMSLGFFTRTKSGEVLSRVFNDIGGVDNVITTTAGSMVQNATTTIAITVALILLDWQLALLSLIVVPLFLLFTLRLGKKRRTLARGRTRRMARLTTMVEESLSVTGVLLAKTMGNERAMRERFGAESREIASLERAAALAGRWQIASRAMSLTVIPALVYWIAGLALANGASPISLGTVVAFTSMLNRLVAPASAMQTIGQNVATSKALFGRIFEVLDLRVEISDKPGAGTLDVRRGDVSMRGVAFRYDEDGPLTLADIDLDVPAGTTTALVGSTGSGKTTLAYLVARLYEVSAGSVEIDGTDVRDVTLASLAAGVGMVSQETYLFHDTVRENLRFAKPGATDEEVEAAAKAAHIHDTLAGLPEGYDTVVGQRGYRFSGGEKQRMAIARILLRNPPVLVLDEATSALDTRTERSVQAELDRLAAGRTTLTIAHRLSTVEHADQIVVLHEGRIVERGTHEELLALDGRYARLVRGTA; from the coding sequence ATGACTTCAGCGACCAGAGCCCGGCCGTCGCTCGCCGAACCGACGTCCGACACCGACGAACCGGTCCCGCTCCGGCGGATCGCCGGCCTGTTCCGCCCGCACCGCGGGCCCCTCGCCGCGCTGTTCGCGCTGATCGTCCTGCAGGCCGGGCTCGGCGTCGTCTCGCCGTTCCTGCTGCGCGAGATCCTCGACGACGCCCTCCCCCACCGCGACACGCTGCTGATCAGCGTCCTGGCGGCCGGGATGATCGCCTGCGCGGTCGGCAGCGCGTCGCTCGGCGTCGCGACCACGGGGCTGTCCAACACCATCGGCCAGCACGTGATGAACGAGCTGCGCGTGTCGGTCTACGGCCACCTGCAGCGGATGTCGCTCGGCTTCTTCACCCGGACGAAGAGCGGCGAAGTGCTCTCGCGGGTCTTCAACGACATCGGCGGCGTCGACAACGTCATCACCACGACCGCCGGGTCGATGGTGCAGAACGCCACCACGACGATCGCCATCACGGTGGCGCTGATCCTGCTCGACTGGCAGCTCGCGCTGCTGTCGCTGATCGTCGTGCCGCTGTTCCTCCTGTTCACGCTCCGGCTGGGCAAGAAGCGGCGGACGCTGGCCCGCGGCCGGACCCGGCGGATGGCGCGGCTGACGACGATGGTCGAGGAGTCCCTGTCGGTCACCGGCGTGCTGCTCGCCAAGACGATGGGCAACGAACGGGCGATGCGGGAGCGCTTCGGCGCGGAGTCACGGGAGATCGCGTCGCTGGAGCGCGCGGCCGCGCTGGCCGGGCGCTGGCAGATCGCGTCGCGGGCGATGAGCCTGACGGTGATCCCGGCCCTGGTCTACTGGATCGCCGGGCTGGCGCTCGCGAACGGCGCGTCGCCGATCTCGCTCGGCACCGTCGTGGCGTTCACCAGCATGCTCAACCGGCTGGTCGCGCCGGCCAGCGCGATGCAGACGATCGGGCAGAACGTGGCGACGTCGAAGGCGCTGTTCGGCCGGATCTTCGAGGTGCTCGACCTGCGCGTGGAGATCAGCGACAAGCCCGGCGCCGGCACCCTGGACGTGCGGCGCGGCGACGTCTCGATGCGCGGCGTCGCGTTCCGGTACGACGAAGACGGCCCGCTCACGCTGGCGGACATCGACCTCGACGTCCCGGCGGGGACGACCACGGCGCTCGTCGGGTCGACCGGCTCGGGCAAGACGACGCTCGCCTACCTCGTCGCGCGGCTGTACGAGGTGAGCGCCGGGTCCGTGGAGATCGACGGCACCGACGTCCGCGACGTCACCCTGGCCTCGCTCGCCGCGGGTGTCGGGATGGTGTCGCAGGAGACCTACCTGTTCCACGACACCGTGCGGGAGAACCTGCGCTTCGCGAAGCCGGGCGCGACCGACGAGGAGGTCGAGGCGGCCGCGAAGGCCGCGCACATCCACGACACGCTCGCCGGGCTGCCCGAGGGCTACGACACGGTCGTCGGCCAGCGCGGCTACCGCTTCTCCGGCGGCGAGAAGCAGCGGATGGCGATCGCCCGGATCCTGCTGCGCAACCCGCCGGTGCTCGTCCTCGACGAGGCGACCAGCGCCCTCGACACCCGCACCGAACGCTCGGTGCAGGCCGAGCTGGACCGCCTGGCCGCGGGCCGCACGACGCTGACGATCGCGCACCGGCTGTCCACTGTGGAGCACGCGGACCAGATCGTGGTGCTCCACGAAGGGCGGATCGTGGAACGCGGGACGCACGAAGAGCTGCTGGCGCTCGACGGGCGTTATGCCCGGCTGGTGCGCGGAACCGCCTAA
- the ffh gene encoding signal recognition particle protein codes for MFDTLSDRLTAALQTLTRKGRLSDADIDATAREIRIALLEADVALGVVKTFIARIKERAKGAEVSQALNPAQQVVKIVNEELVGILGGETRRLNLAKTPPTVIMLAGLQGAGKTTLAGKLALWLKKQGHAPLLVACDLQRPNAVTQLQVVGERAGVTTFAPEPGNGVGDPVDVARRAIAEAKHAQYDVVVVDTAGRLGVDEELMKQAADIRDAVKPDETLFVVDAMIGQDAVTTAEAFRDGVGFSGVVLTKLDGDARGGAALSVREVTGQPILFASNGEKLEDFDTFHPDRMASRILGMGDVLTLIEHAEQAFDQDQAEKAAAKLSSGQLTLEDFLEQMLAVRKMGPIGNLLGMLPGAGQMKDQLAQVDDKHLDKLQAIIRGMTPAERDDPKMINGSRRLRIANGSGVTVREVNDLVNRFFEARKMMAQMAGRFGFGGGGGGSKTRKGKKGKKGRGPTQPKVRGGFPGGMPMLPPGGGGGMPGGMPDLSKLGGLNDAPGFDPTKFKLPKNPKDK; via the coding sequence GTGTTCGACACCCTGTCCGATCGGCTCACCGCCGCCCTTCAGACGCTCACGCGCAAGGGCCGGCTGTCCGACGCCGACATCGACGCCACCGCGCGCGAGATCCGCATCGCGCTGCTGGAGGCCGACGTCGCCCTCGGCGTGGTCAAGACCTTCATCGCGAGGATCAAGGAACGGGCGAAGGGCGCCGAGGTCTCCCAGGCGCTCAACCCCGCGCAGCAGGTCGTCAAGATCGTCAACGAGGAGCTCGTCGGGATCCTCGGCGGCGAGACCCGCCGGCTCAACCTGGCGAAGACCCCGCCGACGGTGATCATGCTCGCCGGCCTCCAGGGCGCCGGCAAGACGACGCTGGCCGGCAAGCTCGCGCTGTGGCTGAAGAAGCAGGGCCACGCGCCGCTGCTGGTCGCCTGCGACCTCCAGCGCCCCAACGCCGTCACGCAGCTGCAGGTGGTCGGCGAGCGCGCCGGCGTCACGACGTTCGCGCCCGAGCCCGGCAACGGCGTCGGCGACCCGGTCGACGTCGCCCGCCGCGCCATCGCCGAGGCGAAGCACGCGCAGTACGACGTCGTCGTCGTCGACACCGCGGGCCGCCTCGGTGTCGACGAAGAGCTGATGAAGCAGGCCGCGGACATCCGCGACGCCGTCAAGCCGGACGAGACCCTGTTCGTCGTCGACGCGATGATCGGCCAGGACGCCGTGACCACGGCCGAGGCGTTCCGCGACGGCGTCGGCTTCTCCGGCGTCGTGCTCACCAAGCTCGACGGTGACGCCCGCGGTGGTGCCGCGCTGTCGGTCCGCGAGGTCACGGGCCAGCCGATCCTCTTCGCCTCCAACGGCGAGAAGCTCGAGGACTTCGACACCTTCCACCCGGACCGGATGGCGTCGCGGATCCTCGGCATGGGCGACGTGCTGACCCTGATCGAGCACGCCGAGCAGGCCTTCGACCAGGACCAGGCCGAGAAGGCCGCCGCGAAGCTGTCCAGCGGCCAGCTGACGCTGGAGGACTTCCTCGAGCAGATGCTCGCCGTCCGCAAGATGGGCCCGATCGGCAACCTGCTGGGCATGCTGCCCGGCGCCGGCCAGATGAAGGACCAGCTGGCCCAGGTCGACGACAAGCACCTGGACAAGCTGCAGGCGATCATCCGCGGCATGACCCCGGCCGAGCGCGACGACCCGAAGATGATCAACGGCTCGCGCCGGCTGCGCATCGCCAACGGCTCCGGCGTCACCGTGCGCGAGGTCAACGACCTGGTCAACCGGTTCTTCGAGGCCCGCAAGATGATGGCCCAGATGGCCGGCCGGTTCGGCTTCGGCGGCGGGGGCGGCGGCTCCAAGACGCGCAAGGGCAAGAAGGGCAAGAAGGGCCGCGGCCCAACGCAGCCCAAGGTCCGCGGCGGCTTCCCCGGCGGCATGCCGATGCTGCCTCCGGGTGGTGGCGGCGGCATGCCGGGCGGCATGCCCGACCTGTCCAAGCTCGGCGGCCTGAACGACGCCCCCGGCTTCGACCCGACGAAGTTCAAGCTGCCGAAGAACCCCAAGGACAAGTGA
- a CDS encoding amidohydrolase family protein, with translation MSTALHAAGVILPGGESGELWITGGRISLEPVPGAETLGRDVFLVPGLVDAHCHPGIGIGGPVSLDEAAEQARTDRDAGTLLIRDCGLPIDVRPLQRRADLPTIIRAGQHLALTKRYIPGLGIELDDPAQLPAAVAEQAKDGDGWVKLVGDWIDRSVGDLAPLWPDDVLADAVRVAHDHGARVTAHVFGEAALPGLIAAGIDCLEHGTGLSADQLAELARNDVALVPTLINIENFPGIADKADRYPVYANHMRALHAGVGEMVATAIEAGVRVFAGSDAGGLVEHGRLVDEIEALHRAGMTREQALASASWAARDWLGHPGITDGAPADLLVYASDPRDDLGVLRHPAQIVLGGVVHG, from the coding sequence GTGAGCACCGCGCTCCACGCCGCCGGGGTGATCCTGCCCGGCGGCGAGTCCGGGGAGCTCTGGATCACCGGCGGCCGGATCTCGCTCGAGCCGGTCCCCGGCGCCGAGACCCTGGGCCGTGACGTCTTCCTGGTGCCCGGGCTGGTCGACGCGCACTGCCACCCCGGCATCGGCATCGGCGGGCCCGTCTCGCTCGACGAGGCGGCCGAGCAGGCCCGCACCGACCGCGACGCGGGCACGCTGCTGATCCGCGACTGCGGCCTCCCGATCGACGTCCGGCCGCTGCAGCGCCGGGCCGACCTGCCGACGATCATCCGTGCCGGGCAGCACCTGGCCTTGACCAAGCGCTACATCCCGGGTCTCGGCATCGAGCTGGACGACCCGGCCCAGCTGCCCGCCGCCGTCGCCGAGCAGGCGAAGGACGGCGACGGCTGGGTCAAGCTGGTGGGCGACTGGATCGACCGCAGCGTCGGCGACCTGGCGCCGCTGTGGCCGGACGACGTCCTGGCCGACGCCGTGCGGGTCGCGCACGACCACGGCGCCCGCGTCACCGCGCACGTGTTCGGCGAAGCCGCCTTGCCCGGCCTGATCGCGGCCGGCATCGACTGCCTCGAACACGGCACCGGCCTGAGCGCCGACCAGCTGGCGGAGCTGGCTCGCAATGACGTCGCGCTGGTGCCGACCCTGATCAACATCGAGAACTTCCCGGGCATCGCGGACAAGGCGGACCGGTACCCGGTGTACGCGAATCACATGCGGGCGCTGCACGCCGGTGTCGGCGAGATGGTCGCCACGGCGATCGAAGCGGGCGTGCGCGTCTTCGCCGGGAGCGACGCCGGCGGTCTGGTCGAGCACGGCAGGCTCGTCGACGAGATCGAGGCCCTGCACCGCGCGGGCATGACCCGCGAGCAGGCCCTCGCGAGCGCGTCCTGGGCCGCCCGCGACTGGCTCGGCCACCCCGGCATCACCGACGGCGCGCCCGCCGACCTGCTCGTCTACGCGAGCGACCCGCGCGACGACCTCGGCGTCCTGCGGCATCCGGCGCAGATCGTGCTCGGCGGCGTCGTCCACGGGTAG
- a CDS encoding CPBP family intramembrane glutamic endopeptidase: MTDDDGARRVLGAHWCFVAFFAGIAGYYLINLAIAAGVNRNVGGFDPLELRDIGPLLLLAFVPNLLLGLGPAVGSWLWGHGLRADFGLTPTWRDVRIGLACGALALVVGYLLNLVLIAVYGADDVSDSPLTDLADTFDGDTVWLVLAAVIVIIGAPLTEELLVRGTLWKALSFHRIPAWAVLVLTALVFAQLHGEPTRTIALFGQGIAIGLARHLSGRVSAGVIAHAANNLPPAVLLFVAH, from the coding sequence GTGACGGACGACGACGGCGCACGGCGCGTACTGGGGGCGCACTGGTGTTTCGTGGCGTTCTTCGCCGGGATCGCCGGCTACTACCTGATCAACCTCGCCATCGCCGCCGGGGTCAACCGCAACGTCGGCGGGTTCGACCCGCTCGAGCTGCGTGACATCGGCCCGCTCCTGCTGCTGGCGTTCGTGCCCAACCTGCTGCTCGGCCTCGGCCCGGCCGTCGGCTCCTGGCTCTGGGGCCACGGGCTGCGCGCCGACTTCGGGCTCACGCCGACCTGGCGCGACGTCCGGATCGGCCTCGCCTGCGGCGCGCTCGCGCTGGTCGTCGGCTACCTGCTCAACCTGGTGCTGATCGCGGTCTACGGCGCCGACGACGTCTCCGACAGCCCGCTCACCGACCTCGCCGACACCTTCGACGGCGACACGGTCTGGCTCGTGCTGGCCGCGGTGATCGTCATCATCGGCGCCCCGCTCACCGAGGAGCTGCTGGTCCGCGGCACGCTCTGGAAGGCGCTGTCGTTCCACCGGATCCCGGCGTGGGCGGTGCTCGTGCTCACCGCGCTCGTGTTCGCCCAGCTGCACGGGGAGCCAACCCGCACGATCGCGCTCTTCGGGCAGGGCATCGCGATCGGGCTGGCCCGGCACCTGTCCGGCCGGGTGAGCGCCGGCGTGATCGCGCACGCCGCCAACAACCTGCCGCCCGCCGTGCTGCTGTTCGTCGCGCACTGA
- a CDS encoding CPBP family intramembrane glutamic endopeptidase, producing MTTSQPREPLPDALPPPEDPPVPPEPAAAAFLEPAPAHRWGFGAFLLVEVVLLASAAFVSVLVGDTGPGPLPIRVVLLGTMLPTMIAAGVAVLVTYVRGNGPFTDLRLQWRWSDVRVGFKYGCIGLVFTTVAAYLWTQLVGDANATSAISSLVEDRRMSVSAAVVMFVYLWLLGPICEEIIYRGLLWGAAERLQWRSERWGRFAAFLLCTAVFAASHLEPLRTTLLLVIAVPIGLARLVTGRLPASIVAHQVNNFLPALTILLGALGVASF from the coding sequence GTGACCACTTCCCAGCCTCGGGAACCCCTTCCGGACGCGCTGCCGCCCCCCGAAGACCCGCCGGTCCCCCCGGAGCCCGCCGCCGCGGCGTTCCTGGAGCCCGCGCCCGCGCACCGCTGGGGGTTCGGGGCGTTCCTGCTCGTCGAGGTCGTCCTGCTCGCGTCGGCCGCGTTCGTGTCCGTGCTGGTCGGTGACACCGGGCCCGGTCCGCTGCCGATCCGCGTCGTGCTGCTGGGCACCATGCTGCCGACGATGATCGCGGCCGGCGTCGCCGTGCTGGTCACCTACGTGCGCGGCAACGGGCCCTTCACCGACCTGCGGCTGCAGTGGCGCTGGTCCGACGTGCGGGTCGGGTTCAAGTACGGCTGCATCGGCCTCGTCTTCACGACCGTCGCCGCGTACCTCTGGACGCAGCTGGTCGGCGACGCCAACGCGACGTCGGCGATCAGCTCGCTGGTCGAGGACCGGCGGATGTCCGTGTCGGCGGCCGTCGTGATGTTCGTCTACCTCTGGCTGCTCGGCCCGATCTGCGAGGAGATCATCTACCGCGGCCTGCTCTGGGGCGCCGCCGAGCGGCTGCAGTGGCGCAGTGAACGCTGGGGCCGCTTCGCCGCGTTCCTGCTGTGCACGGCGGTGTTCGCGGCCAGTCACCTGGAACCGTTGCGGACCACGTTGCTGCTGGTCATCGCGGTGCCGATCGGGCTGGCGCGGCTCGTCACCGGACGGCTGCCGGCGAGCATCGTCGCGCACCAGGTGAACAACTTCCTGCCGGCGCTCACCATCCTGCTCGGCGCGCTCGGCGTGGCCTCTTTCTGA
- the rpsP gene encoding 30S ribosomal protein S16, whose translation MAVKIKLQRLGKIRAPYYRIIVADARTRRDGKAIETIGKYHPKEEPSLIEVVSERAQYWLGVGALPTEPVQRLLEITGDWQKFKGLPGAEGTLKVAEPKPSKQDLFNAALAAAGEEPTTEATTPKKKSAPKKAEAEKAEATEGEKAE comes from the coding sequence GTGGCCGTCAAGATCAAGCTGCAGCGCCTCGGCAAGATCCGTGCGCCGTACTACCGCATCATCGTCGCCGACGCGCGCACCCGCCGGGATGGCAAGGCCATCGAGACGATCGGCAAGTACCACCCGAAGGAGGAGCCGAGCCTCATCGAGGTCGTCTCCGAGCGCGCCCAGTACTGGCTGGGTGTCGGCGCGCTGCCGACCGAGCCGGTCCAGCGTCTCCTCGAGATCACCGGTGACTGGCAGAAGTTCAAGGGCCTGCCGGGCGCCGAGGGCACCCTGAAGGTGGCCGAGCCGAAGCCGTCCAAGCAGGACCTGTTCAACGCGGCCCTGGCCGCGGCGGGCGAGGAGCCCACCACCGAGGCCACCACGCCGAAGAAGAAGTCGGCCCCCAAGAAGGCCGAGGCCGAGAAGGCCGAAGCCACCGAGGGTGAGAAGGCCGAGTGA
- a CDS encoding RNA-binding protein yields the protein MSFLADSLEHLVRGIVDNPDEVRVELLTTRRGRTLEVHVHPDDLGKVIGRGGRTATALRTVMGGIGGRGVRVDVVDTDR from the coding sequence GTGAGCTTTCTGGCTGATTCCCTCGAGCACCTGGTGCGCGGGATCGTCGACAACCCGGACGAGGTCCGGGTCGAGCTGCTGACCACGCGACGTGGCCGCACGCTCGAGGTGCACGTGCACCCCGACGACCTCGGCAAGGTGATCGGCCGGGGCGGACGCACCGCGACCGCCTTGCGCACCGTCATGGGCGGCATCGGTGGCCGCGGCGTCCGCGTGGACGTCGTCGACACCGACCGCTGA